A single region of the Latilactobacillus curvatus JCM 1096 = DSM 20019 genome encodes:
- a CDS encoding IS3-like element IS1520 family transposase (programmed frameshift), producing the protein MAIKYSNEFKESIVSLSQTGRSANSLAKEYNVSVSTVTKWIKQADPNNTKVLSSNERALIKENKRLKEELDIFKTSGGAHGKKLIIKGRALVLEVVNANLLAGHRITRILSVLKIPRSTYYDYLHWQPSRTERRRHLIKQEVLTAWLRYPMYGYPRLTILLNQQSDIHVSQRLVYQQMCELGIRSRMVKRINKPTTQTDYDQRPNLIKQLTDQSGILLTDITYIPLNHTWCYLASVYNPVTRRVIAYQLNTQMTKELATNVITQVMAQAVKPQIIHSDMGSQYTSDLFENTLSKYGIKHSYSRKGQPGDNARIESFHSILKREYVNFQDFKTIHEAIAGIDNYIRWYNSDRISLVA; encoded by the exons ATGGCAATTAAATATTCAAATGAATTTAAAGAATCGATTGTTAGCTTAAGTCAGACTGGCCGTTCGGCCAACTCACTGGCTAAAGAATACAACGTCAGTGTTTCAACGGTCACTAAGTGGATTAAACAAGCTGATCCTAACAACACTAAAGTGCTATCATCAAATGAACGTGCTCTGATTAAAGAAAATAAACGGTTAAAAGAAGAACTTGATATTT TTAAAACGAGCGGCGGCGCTCATGGCAAAAAGCTAATTATTAAAGGGCGTGCCCTCGTGTTAGAAGTCGTCAACGCTAATTTACTTGCTGGGCACCGCATTACGCGTATCTTATCAGTACTCAAAATTCCGCGCTCAACCTACTATGATTATCTACATTGGCAGCCAAGTAGAACTGAACGCCGCCGGCATTTAATTAAACAAGAAGTGTTAACGGCTTGGTTAAGATATCCAATGTATGGCTACCCACGATTAACGATCTTACTAAATCAACAGTCTGATATTCACGTTAGTCAGCGTCTGGTCTATCAACAAATGTGTGAATTAGGGATTAGATCTAGAATGGTTAAACGAATCAATAAGCCAACCACTCAGACTGATTATGATCAGCGACCAAACTTGATTAAGCAGTTAACTGATCAATCTGGTATTTTATTGACTGATATTACGTACATTCCCCTTAACCATACTTGGTGTTACCTAGCTAGTGTCTATAATCCAGTAACCCGACGGGTTATTGCTTACCAACTTAATACGCAGATGACTAAAGAACTAGCGACTAACGTTATTACCCAAGTCATGGCGCAAGCAGTTAAACCACAAATTATTCATAGTGATATGGGAAGCCAATACACAAGTGACTTATTTGAAAACACTTTATCGAAGTATGGTATCAAGCATTCTTACTCCCGAAAGGGTCAGCCCGGCGATAACGCGCGAATTGAAAGTTTTCATTCAATTTTGAAACGTGAATACGTTAATTTCCAAGATTTTAAGACAATTCATGAAGCAATCGCCGGAATTGATAACTATATTCGTTGGTATAACAGTGATCGTATTTCACTTGTAGCGTAG
- the purS gene encoding phosphoribosylformylglycinamidine synthase subunit PurS, producing the protein MFNVRVQVTYKDSVLDPQGQAVQKAIERLGFDGVSGMRIGKSFEMQVAGDDQAAVEKKVAQICDQLLANPNMEQYHYDIQKVATNQ; encoded by the coding sequence ATGTTTAATGTGCGTGTGCAAGTGACTTATAAAGATTCGGTGCTAGATCCACAAGGCCAGGCTGTCCAAAAAGCTATCGAACGACTTGGCTTTGATGGTGTGAGCGGCATGCGCATTGGCAAGTCCTTTGAAATGCAAGTGGCTGGCGATGACCAAGCCGCAGTTGAAAAAAAGGTCGCACAAATCTGTGATCAACTCTTAGCCAATCCTAATATGGAACAATACCACTACGACATACAAAAGGTGGCGACGAATCAATGA
- a CDS encoding MIP/aquaporin family protein, giving the protein MEHSIMVQALGELVGTFILVLLGDGVVAGVSLAKTKANGAGWVAITLGWGFAVTLGVYTSAFMGPAHLNPAVTIAFAMIGKTPWAAVVPFIIAQMIGAFLGAVVVWIQYYPHWQATKDQAAILGTFATGPAIRSPFANLMSELIGTFVLIFALLALTRGELTAGLNPLVVGVVITAIGLSLGGTTGYAINPARDLGPRIAHAVLPIANKGDSDWSYSWIPVVGPIIGGILGALLFVVLP; this is encoded by the coding sequence ATGGAACATTCAATAATGGTTCAGGCGCTTGGTGAACTTGTTGGGACGTTTATCCTTGTTCTTTTAGGGGATGGCGTTGTAGCGGGCGTTAGCTTAGCAAAAACAAAAGCCAACGGTGCTGGCTGGGTTGCTATCACGCTTGGTTGGGGCTTTGCGGTTACTTTAGGGGTATATACCTCTGCATTTATGGGACCTGCACACTTGAACCCAGCGGTGACGATTGCTTTTGCAATGATTGGCAAGACCCCTTGGGCAGCGGTGGTACCATTCATTATCGCCCAAATGATTGGGGCGTTCTTAGGCGCAGTTGTCGTTTGGATTCAATACTATCCACATTGGCAAGCTACTAAAGATCAAGCAGCAATCTTAGGCACTTTTGCAACTGGCCCTGCGATTCGCAGCCCATTTGCCAATTTAATGAGTGAATTGATTGGGACATTCGTCTTAATCTTCGCTTTACTAGCATTAACACGTGGTGAATTAACAGCCGGTTTGAACCCATTAGTGGTTGGGGTGGTTATCACAGCAATCGGTCTATCACTTGGTGGGACGACTGGTTACGCGATTAACCCGGCTCGAGATTTAGGCCCACGGATTGCCCATGCAGTCTTGCCGATTGCCAACAAGGGTGATTCAGACTGGTCATACAGCTGGATCCCAGTTGTCGGTCCAATCATCGGTGGGATTTTAGGTGCATTACTCTTCGTTGTATTGCCATAA
- the glpO gene encoding type 1 glycerol-3-phosphate oxidase translates to MTFSLEGRQQVINNLKNEQLDLLVIGGGITGAGVAIQAAASGIKTGLIEMQDFAEGTSSRSTKLVHGGIRYLKTFDVGVVADTVSERAVVQGIAPHIPRPTPMLLPIYDEPEATYDMFSVKIAMDLYDKLAGVTGTQYANYTIDRKEVLQREPGLKSDRLMGAGVYLDFVNNDARLVIENIKEADELGASIASHVKAVGMTYDANGRVNGLKAHDELTDETFDIHAKLVINTAGPWVDKVNALNTEVKAQETLRPTKGIHLVVDSSRLSVPQPTYFDSGLHDGRMIFVVPREGKTYFGTTDTDYTGDFKHPRVEQADVDYLLKAINNRYPSVNIALNDIEASWAGLRPLISNNGSSDYNGGGANSGKVSEESFNNLIKTVDDYENKTAARADVEKAISQLRTAHAEESVNPSQVSRGSDLKVAENGLITLSGGKITDYRKMAAGALELIRDILKKDFNETVREIDSKKLQVSGGHFDPNNVDDTLKFYAKVAMNKGIDEEDAIDLANRFGSNVSRVVSYADQGAAEGLNLKETISLRYSVNEEMTLTPVDYLLRRTNFILFHNDQLAAIKQPVVDEMARLLNWDDAEKARQTELLDSAIAEAQLDYLK, encoded by the coding sequence ATGACATTTTCATTAGAAGGACGTCAACAAGTAATTAATAACTTAAAGAACGAACAACTTGATTTATTAGTAATCGGTGGCGGGATCACTGGTGCTGGGGTTGCTATTCAAGCGGCTGCATCAGGCATCAAAACCGGTTTGATTGAAATGCAAGATTTTGCTGAGGGGACTTCATCACGTTCAACGAAGTTAGTTCACGGTGGTATCCGTTATTTAAAGACTTTCGACGTTGGGGTTGTTGCAGATACTGTTAGTGAACGGGCCGTTGTTCAAGGGATTGCACCTCACATCCCACGGCCTACACCAATGCTTTTACCAATCTATGATGAACCTGAAGCAACTTACGACATGTTCAGTGTCAAGATTGCCATGGATTTATACGATAAATTGGCAGGGGTAACTGGTACACAATATGCCAACTATACAATTGATCGTAAAGAAGTACTCCAACGCGAACCTGGCTTGAAGTCAGACCGTTTGATGGGTGCTGGTGTTTATTTAGATTTCGTCAATAATGATGCGCGCTTAGTCATCGAAAATATTAAAGAAGCTGACGAATTAGGTGCATCAATCGCAAGTCACGTTAAAGCAGTCGGAATGACTTATGATGCAAACGGTCGCGTAAACGGTTTGAAAGCACACGATGAATTAACGGATGAAACATTCGATATTCATGCCAAATTAGTCATTAATACTGCTGGCCCTTGGGTGGATAAAGTAAATGCTTTAAACACGGAAGTCAAAGCACAAGAAACACTTCGTCCTACTAAAGGGATTCATTTAGTTGTTGATAGTAGTCGTTTATCAGTGCCACAACCAACTTACTTCGATTCAGGCTTACATGATGGTCGGATGATTTTCGTTGTGCCACGCGAAGGTAAGACGTACTTCGGGACAACTGATACTGATTACACAGGCGATTTCAAACACCCACGTGTTGAACAAGCAGACGTTGATTACCTCTTAAAAGCAATCAACAATCGCTATCCTAGCGTTAATATCGCTTTAAACGATATTGAAGCTAGCTGGGCAGGTTTACGACCATTAATTTCTAATAACGGTAGCTCCGATTATAACGGTGGTGGCGCTAATAGCGGTAAGGTTTCAGAAGAATCATTCAACAACTTAATCAAGACAGTTGATGATTACGAAAACAAAACAGCTGCTCGTGCAGATGTTGAAAAAGCAATCAGTCAATTAAGAACGGCGCATGCTGAAGAATCAGTCAACCCATCACAAGTTTCTCGTGGTAGTGATTTGAAAGTGGCTGAAAACGGCTTAATCACTTTATCAGGTGGTAAGATTACTGATTATCGTAAGATGGCAGCCGGTGCGCTTGAATTAATCCGGGATATCTTGAAGAAAGATTTCAATGAAACAGTTCGTGAAATCGATTCTAAGAAATTACAAGTTTCAGGTGGGCACTTCGATCCAAATAACGTGGATGATACCCTTAAATTCTATGCAAAAGTTGCGATGAACAAAGGGATTGATGAAGAAGATGCGATTGATTTAGCAAACCGCTTCGGTTCAAACGTCAGCCGGGTTGTTTCATACGCGGACCAAGGTGCTGCTGAAGGCTTGAACTTGAAAGAAACAATCAGCTTAAGATACTCAGTTAACGAAGAAATGACATTAACACCAGTTGATTATCTTTTAAGACGGACAAACTTCATCTTATTCCACAATGATCAATTAGCAGCCATCAAACAACCAGTTGTTGATGAAATGGCGCGTTTATTGAACTGGGATGACGCTGAAAAAGCACGTCAAACAGAATTATTGGATTCAGCAATTGCTGAAGCACAATTAGACTATTTAAAATAG
- a CDS encoding serine hydrolase — MSKKGRQIGGVIGILVIFGLVAGGIVVQRQHHQREVKIAQQQAKIKRQRQAQEAKKQRESQKVAAAKAKEERLKAESQPTIVAEQALDDYLKQIGFSGTALIVRDKQVLLDKGYGSANRAKQLVNTPDTLYAIGSTEKALIATSLLQLQEQGKLNVNDPISRYLPDFPNGQQIKLTDFLHHTSGIVGRDQDNQTKTLDQLIEEIIKNGIKEQPGKWHYMDANYIVLTKVLEKVSHQDYKTYLKEKILKPSKMAHTGFMTDQYSRLPAASIGYLANGAAGQLPNFTQLPRVGDMYMTATDMYRFDRALWTGKLINEQSKAQMFQPGSTSHYGMGFYNDPALIINRGYLSGWNVSNGFSHGGRIYIVLFSNEKNEKVSLSKMNGELYTKITATI, encoded by the coding sequence ATGTCAAAAAAAGGGCGTCAAATTGGTGGTGTCATTGGTATTCTGGTCATATTCGGTCTGGTAGCGGGCGGAATTGTGGTTCAGCGACAACATCACCAACGAGAAGTAAAAATCGCGCAACAACAAGCCAAGATTAAGCGCCAACGACAAGCGCAAGAAGCAAAGAAACAGCGCGAATCACAAAAAGTCGCTGCTGCTAAAGCAAAGGAAGAACGACTTAAAGCAGAAAGCCAACCGACAATTGTTGCAGAACAAGCGTTAGATGACTACTTAAAGCAAATTGGCTTTTCAGGTACCGCGTTAATTGTCCGCGATAAGCAAGTTTTGTTGGATAAGGGGTACGGCAGTGCTAATCGGGCCAAGCAGTTGGTGAATACGCCAGATACGCTATATGCGATTGGTTCAACTGAAAAAGCGTTGATTGCAACGAGTTTATTGCAGTTACAAGAACAAGGAAAGCTAAACGTCAACGATCCAATCAGTCGGTACCTCCCGGACTTTCCGAATGGGCAGCAGATTAAACTGACTGATTTTTTACATCATACATCAGGCATTGTCGGTCGGGACCAAGATAATCAGACGAAGACTCTCGACCAATTAATCGAAGAAATTATTAAAAATGGGATTAAGGAACAACCGGGCAAGTGGCACTATATGGATGCGAACTATATTGTGCTGACGAAGGTTTTGGAAAAAGTGAGTCATCAAGATTACAAAACGTATCTAAAAGAAAAAATTCTAAAACCAAGTAAAATGGCGCACACTGGTTTCATGACGGATCAATATTCGCGATTACCAGCGGCTTCCATTGGCTATCTGGCAAATGGCGCTGCGGGACAACTCCCCAATTTCACGCAACTACCAAGGGTCGGAGATATGTATATGACGGCGACTGATATGTACCGTTTTGACCGCGCGTTGTGGACTGGAAAATTAATTAATGAACAGAGTAAGGCTCAAATGTTCCAACCAGGGAGTACGTCCCACTATGGAATGGGCTTTTACAATGATCCAGCACTCATTATTAACCGTGGTTATTTGTCAGGCTGGAATGTGTCGAACGGATTTAGCCACGGTGGCCGAATCTATATCGTGTTATTTTCAAACGAAAAGAACGAAAAGGTTTCGCTCAGCAAGATGAACGGTGAATTATATACTAAAATAACTGCAACGATTTAA
- the purE gene encoding 5-(carboxyamino)imidazole ribonucleotide mutase, whose product MSDVALVMGSISDWGTMEQTASVLSELGVSYTKQIISAHRMPDEMFAFSKEAQANGYRAIIAGAGGAAHLPGMIAANTVLPVIGVPIQSKALSGLDSLLSIVQMPGGVPVATVAIGKAGAVNAGILATQICGLQVPAYQVALQQYQARMHAKAVASNADFD is encoded by the coding sequence ATGAGTGATGTGGCACTTGTTATGGGCTCTATATCAGATTGGGGAACAATGGAACAGACCGCTTCTGTATTATCGGAGTTGGGCGTGAGTTATACGAAACAGATTATTTCTGCTCATCGGATGCCGGATGAAATGTTCGCCTTTTCAAAAGAAGCACAGGCGAACGGGTATCGTGCGATTATTGCTGGTGCGGGTGGTGCCGCACATTTGCCGGGGATGATTGCTGCCAATACAGTCTTACCAGTCATTGGCGTGCCAATTCAAAGTAAGGCACTTAGTGGGCTGGATTCTTTATTATCAATTGTGCAAATGCCAGGTGGCGTACCAGTGGCGACGGTTGCGATTGGTAAAGCGGGGGCCGTTAACGCTGGTATTTTAGCGACACAGATTTGTGGCTTGCAGGTCCCAGCTTATCAAGTGGCACTGCAACAGTATCAAGCACGGATGCATGCAAAGGCGGTGGCAAGTAATGCAGACTTTGACTAA
- the purB gene encoding adenylosuccinate lyase, translating to MIERYTNPEMGAIWTDQNKYEAWLAVEILADEAWSELGHIPAEDVAKIRANAMFSIPRILEIEQETRHDVVAFTRAVSESLGDERKWVHYGLTSTDVVDTAYGYLLKQANTILRADIDALLAVIAKQAKRYQDTVMMGRTHGVHAEPTTFGLKLALWYSELKRHKAHFEEAAKGVEAGKISGAVGTFANIPPFVEAYVCEHLGIRAQEISTQVLPRDLHAAYVAEMALLATSIEKFATEIRGLQKSETREVEEFFAKGQKGSSAMPHKRNPIGSENITGLARVIRGHMVTAYEDVALWHERDISHSSAERIILPDTTILLDYMLRRFTKIMTDLTVFPENMKRNMGRTFGLIYSQRVLLKLIDHGLSREAAYDLIQPKTAQAWDQQTDFRPLLEADDRIMNVLTPADLDDAFDYHYHIRRVAEIFDRVGLGE from the coding sequence ATGATTGAACGGTATACAAATCCTGAAATGGGTGCGATTTGGACGGACCAGAATAAATATGAGGCATGGCTGGCAGTTGAAATTTTAGCGGATGAGGCTTGGTCAGAACTCGGACACATTCCGGCTGAAGATGTTGCGAAAATTCGTGCCAATGCGATGTTCTCAATTCCACGGATCTTAGAAATCGAACAGGAAACGCGGCACGATGTTGTCGCCTTCACCAGAGCAGTTTCTGAATCACTTGGAGATGAACGCAAGTGGGTCCACTATGGTTTAACATCGACCGATGTGGTGGATACGGCGTATGGTTATTTGTTGAAACAAGCCAACACCATTTTGCGGGCCGATATCGATGCGCTATTGGCGGTGATTGCCAAACAAGCCAAACGTTACCAAGATACGGTCATGATGGGCCGGACGCATGGTGTTCACGCTGAACCAACGACGTTTGGGTTGAAGCTAGCACTATGGTATTCGGAATTAAAACGACATAAGGCACATTTTGAAGAAGCTGCAAAAGGCGTTGAAGCCGGTAAAATTAGTGGGGCGGTGGGCACGTTTGCCAATATTCCACCGTTTGTCGAAGCCTATGTGTGCGAACATTTAGGAATTCGCGCCCAAGAAATCTCAACACAAGTCTTACCACGGGACTTGCATGCTGCCTACGTGGCTGAAATGGCGTTACTAGCAACTTCAATCGAGAAGTTTGCGACTGAAATTCGGGGTCTCCAAAAATCTGAAACCCGCGAGGTCGAAGAATTTTTCGCGAAAGGCCAAAAAGGCTCATCAGCGATGCCCCATAAACGGAATCCGATTGGTTCTGAAAATATTACGGGCTTGGCACGCGTGATTCGCGGACACATGGTAACGGCGTATGAAGACGTTGCACTCTGGCATGAACGTGATATTTCGCATAGTTCTGCCGAACGCATCATCTTACCGGATACTACGATTTTGTTGGATTATATGCTTCGACGGTTCACCAAAATTATGACGGACTTGACAGTCTTCCCAGAAAATATGAAGCGTAATATGGGGCGGACTTTCGGGTTGATTTACAGCCAACGGGTTCTTTTGAAGTTAATCGATCATGGGCTTTCGAGAGAAGCGGCTTATGACTTGATTCAACCTAAAACGGCCCAAGCTTGGGATCAACAAACTGATTTCAGACCGTTGTTAGAAGCGGATGACCGGATTATGAATGTGTTGACGCCCGCTGATTTAGACGACGCGTTTGATTACCATTACCATATTCGCCGCGTCGCAGAAATCTTTGACCGCGTTGGTTTGGGCGAATAA
- the purK gene encoding 5-(carboxyamino)imidazole ribonucleotide synthase produces MQTLTNQILPGQTIGIVGGGQLGQMMTLAAKEMGFAVIILDPQADCPAGQVADDQIVAAYDDQAQIMMLAQRVDVLTYEFENVDAKTIEAAREYTWIPQGTKALRIAQDRLLEKQFLVDQQLPHATFEIVTTPAELIPAVKKVGFPCILKTTRGGYDGKGQVILRSAMDMEVAQQLLTASVCVLEAMVHFDQEISVIISQNSAGQQAVFPAIENQHRDNILHISICPARISAALAAQAESVAAKIATQIELVGTLGVEFFVGHDGQLYVNEIAPRPHNSGHLTIEACDFSQFATHIRGVCNWPLQIPQLWQSAVMVNILGQHWQAALTASRQSADWHYHDYGKVVQKVNRKMGHVTLLTPAVDETLTAIKKTKIWD; encoded by the coding sequence ATGCAGACTTTGACTAACCAAATTTTACCAGGGCAAACGATTGGGATTGTTGGGGGCGGTCAGTTAGGTCAGATGATGACATTAGCGGCTAAAGAGATGGGGTTTGCAGTGATTATCTTAGATCCGCAGGCAGACTGTCCAGCCGGACAAGTCGCGGATGATCAAATTGTGGCAGCTTATGATGATCAGGCACAAATTATGATGTTAGCGCAACGTGTCGATGTGTTGACATATGAATTTGAAAACGTCGATGCTAAGACGATTGAAGCTGCCCGAGAATATACATGGATTCCTCAAGGGACGAAGGCGCTACGGATTGCTCAAGACCGATTGTTGGAGAAACAATTTCTTGTTGACCAACAGCTACCACATGCCACCTTTGAGATTGTAACGACCCCTGCAGAATTAATACCAGCTGTTAAAAAAGTTGGTTTTCCTTGTATCTTGAAGACCACGCGCGGTGGATATGATGGTAAAGGACAAGTCATTCTACGGTCCGCAATGGATATGGAGGTGGCTCAACAGTTGTTAACCGCTAGTGTTTGTGTATTAGAAGCGATGGTCCATTTTGATCAAGAAATTTCGGTCATAATTAGTCAGAATTCAGCCGGGCAACAAGCCGTTTTTCCCGCAATCGAGAATCAACACCGAGATAACATTTTACATATCAGCATCTGCCCGGCGCGCATTTCAGCGGCGTTAGCGGCACAAGCGGAATCGGTTGCGGCAAAAATTGCCACGCAGATTGAATTAGTCGGCACGTTAGGTGTCGAGTTTTTTGTCGGCCATGACGGGCAACTCTACGTTAATGAGATTGCACCGCGGCCGCATAATTCAGGTCATCTAACGATTGAAGCGTGTGACTTTTCTCAATTTGCAACCCACATTCGGGGCGTCTGCAACTGGCCACTCCAAATACCACAATTGTGGCAATCAGCGGTAATGGTCAATATTCTTGGGCAGCACTGGCAAGCAGCGCTAACAGCCAGTCGGCAGTCAGCAGATTGGCATTATCACGACTATGGCAAAGTGGTTCAAAAGGTCAACCGCAAGATGGGCCACGTCACGTTATTAACGCCGGCTGTTGATGAAACGTTAACGGCAATTAAAAAGACTAAAATTTGGGACTAG
- the purC gene encoding phosphoribosylaminoimidazolesuccinocarboxamide synthase — protein MSETLFYSGKAKDVFTTDDQNVLRMVYKDQATALNGKRKEQITGKGLLNYQISKLIFKYLMANGIETHLIENISATEQLVKKVTIVPLEVVLRNVVAGSFARKFGQAPGKRLATPIIEYYYKNDALDDPAINISQATALGIVTPAEIEVIEKQTKQINQLLIDLFDRADIDLIDFKLEFGRYDGRLILADEFSPDNCRLWDQTTHESLDKDVFRLNKGDLVSVYDVVLRRLEKILGGSTDV, from the coding sequence ATGAGTGAGACGTTGTTTTATTCTGGAAAAGCGAAAGATGTTTTTACAACTGACGATCAAAATGTGTTGAGAATGGTCTATAAGGACCAAGCAACGGCGTTAAATGGCAAACGCAAGGAACAGATTACGGGAAAAGGATTATTGAATTATCAGATTTCGAAATTAATTTTCAAATACTTGATGGCAAATGGTATTGAAACGCATTTAATCGAGAATATTTCAGCAACTGAACAGCTCGTCAAGAAAGTGACGATTGTGCCCCTAGAAGTAGTATTGCGCAACGTGGTGGCAGGGAGTTTTGCCCGCAAGTTTGGTCAAGCACCGGGCAAACGATTGGCCACGCCGATTATCGAATACTATTACAAAAATGATGCACTAGATGATCCAGCCATCAATATTTCGCAAGCCACCGCGCTTGGAATTGTGACACCGGCGGAAATTGAAGTGATTGAAAAACAAACTAAGCAGATCAACCAGCTGCTAATCGATTTATTCGACCGTGCGGATATCGATTTAATCGACTTTAAGTTGGAATTTGGCCGGTATGACGGTCGCTTGATTTTGGCGGATGAATTTTCCCCAGATAACTGCCGTCTGTGGGATCAAACGACGCATGAATCGCTAGATAAGGATGTTTTCCGCTTGAACAAAGGGGATTTAGTATCGGTGTACGATGTCGTATTACGACGATTAGAAAAAATTTTAGGGGGTTCTACAGATGTTTAA
- the glpK gene encoding glycerol kinase GlpK → MTEKYILAIDEGTTSTRSIIFDHNGQKVADAQREFPQYFPEPGWVEHNANEIWNAVLSTIANAFISSGIQPHQIAGIGITNQRETTIIWDKETGLPIYNAVVWQSRQTNDIAEQLKKDGHEELFHQKTGLLIDAYFSATKIRWILDQVPGAQERAEKGELLFGTIDTWITWKLTGGASHVTDYTNASRTMLFNIHDLDWDDEILKILNIPRAMLPDVRSNSEIYGETAPYHFYGSTVPISGMAGDQQAALFGQLALQPGMVKNTYGTGSFIVMNTGEKPTMSENNLLTTIGYSINGKVNYALEGSVFVAGSAIQWLRDSMQLVEKSSDSEAAAKASTSLNEVYVVPAFTGLGAPYWDSEARGSILGITRGTNRQDVIKATLQSLAYQTRDVVQTMQKDTGIDIKVLRVDGGAANNNYLMQFQADILNSSIEKAANLETTAMGAAFLAGLAVGFWQDTDELAHIFSVGQRFEPEMPEEEREDLYAGWQQAVEATKVFKHRPYKMRE, encoded by the coding sequence ATGACTGAAAAATACATTTTGGCGATTGATGAGGGAACAACCAGTACTCGTTCAATCATTTTTGATCACAATGGTCAAAAAGTCGCCGATGCACAGCGTGAATTCCCCCAGTACTTCCCCGAACCGGGCTGGGTAGAACATAATGCAAACGAAATTTGGAACGCTGTTTTATCGACGATTGCAAACGCTTTTATATCATCGGGGATTCAACCCCATCAAATCGCGGGGATTGGGATTACTAATCAACGTGAAACAACTATTATTTGGGATAAGGAAACTGGTTTACCAATTTATAATGCGGTTGTTTGGCAATCAAGACAAACAAATGACATTGCCGAACAATTGAAGAAAGATGGGCATGAAGAATTATTCCATCAAAAGACGGGGCTATTAATTGATGCTTACTTCTCAGCGACTAAGATTCGTTGGATTTTGGATCAAGTGCCAGGTGCACAAGAACGAGCCGAAAAGGGCGAACTCCTCTTTGGAACCATCGATACTTGGATTACATGGAAGTTAACAGGTGGCGCTTCACACGTTACCGACTATACAAATGCAAGTCGGACAATGTTGTTTAACATTCACGATTTGGATTGGGACGACGAAATCCTCAAGATTTTAAACATTCCACGGGCCATGTTACCTGATGTTCGGTCAAACTCTGAAATTTATGGTGAAACAGCACCTTATCATTTCTATGGTAGCACGGTACCAATTTCAGGGATGGCAGGGGATCAACAAGCCGCATTATTTGGTCAATTAGCTCTCCAACCAGGGATGGTTAAGAACACCTATGGGACAGGTTCATTTATTGTGATGAATACTGGCGAAAAACCAACAATGTCAGAAAACAACTTGCTAACGACAATTGGTTATTCAATCAATGGTAAAGTCAACTATGCACTTGAAGGCTCAGTCTTCGTTGCTGGTTCAGCCATTCAATGGTTGCGTGATAGTATGCAACTGGTTGAAAAATCATCAGATTCAGAAGCAGCCGCTAAGGCTTCAACCAGTTTAAATGAAGTTTATGTTGTGCCTGCCTTTACAGGTTTGGGTGCACCATACTGGGACTCAGAAGCACGTGGTTCAATTCTAGGGATTACGCGTGGGACGAACCGACAAGACGTTATTAAGGCAACACTGCAATCATTAGCTTATCAAACTCGGGATGTCGTTCAAACCATGCAAAAAGATACTGGCATTGATATCAAAGTGCTCCGCGTTGATGGTGGTGCTGCAAACAACAACTATTTAATGCAATTCCAAGCAGATATTTTGAATAGCTCGATTGAAAAGGCAGCTAATTTAGAAACAACTGCAATGGGGGCTGCATTTTTGGCTGGTTTAGCAGTTGGTTTCTGGCAAGATACAGACGAATTGGCGCATATTTTCTCAGTTGGGCAACGTTTCGAACCAGAAATGCCTGAAGAAGAACGGGAAGATCTCTATGCTGGTTGGCAACAAGCAGTTGAAGCAACAAAGGTTTTCAAACATCGACCATATAAAATGCGTGAATGA